A stretch of Alkalicella caledoniensis DNA encodes these proteins:
- a CDS encoding M23 family metallopeptidase gives MDRLSFLFRATMIAVILLIFSTGTALGHPVANVALPDHYFYWPDTQVFFEEERELGEVGSLNHLSINEEEDSENVKIIEHIVVKGESISSIALDYGVSESTILNNNYIRNPDLIVLGQELKFPSVDGMIYVIKTGDTLGQIANVYQTTVEEILDVNDVIATQLSIGTTIILPNAKPVSTSSKAASRSGSVVASLRNLQWPVNGVITSQYGWRKNPFDRSQTQFHRGLDIGASRGTTIKAATAGEVVLSGWQSGYGYTVIIKHGNDYTLYAHASSLTVRKGQWVSQGQEIAKVGATGNATGPHLHFEVRVQGNSSSKTVNPINYLANK, from the coding sequence ATGGATAGGCTCAGCTTTCTGTTCCGAGCCACTATGATAGCAGTAATACTGCTTATTTTCAGCACTGGAACAGCTCTGGGGCATCCGGTAGCAAATGTAGCCCTGCCAGATCATTACTTTTATTGGCCTGATACCCAAGTGTTTTTTGAAGAAGAAAGGGAATTGGGTGAGGTTGGATCCTTAAACCACTTGTCAATAAATGAGGAGGAAGACAGTGAAAATGTAAAAATAATAGAACATATTGTTGTTAAGGGTGAAAGCATTAGCTCTATTGCTTTGGATTACGGAGTTTCGGAATCCACCATACTAAACAACAATTATATTCGCAACCCTGACTTAATCGTACTAGGACAAGAACTAAAATTTCCGTCAGTAGATGGAATGATATACGTAATTAAAACTGGAGATACACTAGGTCAGATAGCAAACGTTTATCAAACAACTGTAGAAGAAATTTTGGATGTAAACGACGTAATTGCAACACAATTATCCATTGGTACCACTATTATACTGCCTAACGCTAAACCCGTATCAACATCAAGTAAGGCAGCATCTAGAAGTGGATCAGTAGTTGCAAGTTTAAGAAACTTACAATGGCCAGTAAATGGTGTTATTACGTCCCAATATGGTTGGAGGAAAAATCCTTTTGACCGAAGTCAAACCCAGTTCCATAGAGGATTAGATATAGGTGCCTCAAGGGGGACCACCATAAAAGCAGCCACAGCTGGTGAAGTAGTTTTAAGTGGTTGGCAAAGTGGATATGGATACACAGTTATTATCAAACATGGAAATGACTACACTCTCTATGCCCATGCCAGTTCTTTAACCGTAAGAAAAGGACAATGGGTATCTCAAGGGCAAGAAATTGCAAAGGTTGGTGCAACAGGAAATGCTACCGGGCCGCACCTTCATTTTGAAGTTAGAGTACAGGGAAATAGTTCAAGTAAAACTGTAAATCCTATCAACTACTTAGCAAACAAATAA
- a CDS encoding thymidine kinase, with amino-acid sequence MHIIKDMGWIEVVTGSMFSGKSEELIRRVKRARYGKKKTIVFKPEIDDRYCPNSVVSHSGDQVNAININSATEIFNYVTEDIEVVAIDEVQFFGKDVIDVCQKLANQGKRVITAGLDTDFKGVPFGHTHILMSVAEYVDKLQAICVVCGNPASKTQRLIEGRPASALDPIILVGAKESYEARCRRCHVVPM; translated from the coding sequence ATGCATATTATAAAAGACATGGGATGGATTGAAGTAGTTACTGGAAGTATGTTTTCTGGTAAGAGTGAGGAACTAATTCGTAGAGTGAAAAGAGCTAGATACGGTAAGAAAAAAACAATTGTTTTTAAGCCGGAAATTGATGATAGATATTGTCCTAACAGTGTAGTATCTCACAGTGGGGATCAAGTAAATGCTATTAACATAAATAGCGCAACTGAGATTTTTAATTATGTAACTGAAGATATAGAGGTTGTTGCAATAGATGAGGTACAGTTTTTTGGTAAGGACGTTATTGACGTTTGTCAAAAATTAGCCAATCAAGGTAAGAGAGTAATAACTGCGGGGCTAGACACGGATTTTAAAGGTGTACCCTTTGGTCATACACATATCTTGATGTCTGTGGCAGAATATGTTGATAAGCTTCAGGCTATTTGTGTTGTCTGTGGAAACCCTGCAAGTAAAACACAAAGATTGATAGAGGGAAGGCCTGCTTCGGCATTAGACCCAATTATCTTAGTTGGTGCTAAAGAGTCCTATGAAGCCCGCTGTCGTAGGTGCCATGTTGTTCCCATGTAA
- the glpX gene encoding class II fructose-bisphosphatase: MERELALEFVRVTEAAALASARLMGRGLKDEADQAAVHAMRAMFDTVQMEGTVVIGEGEMDEAPMLYIGEKLGNGCGPKVDVAVDPVEGTSLVAKGSPNAIAVLAVAPKGMLLNAPDMYMDKIATGPSGKGRVHLDMTPTENLKELAKAMNKRVQDLVAVILDRPRHNKIIEEVREAGARVKLISDGDVAAAIATGYARSGVDILFGIGGAPEGVLAAAALRCLGGEMQGRLLAETEEQLQRMKKMNINEPDKIFLIEDLAGTDDVIFAATGITDGDLIEGVRFMGNIATTQSLVMRAKTGTIRTVGTQHSLDRKPEIFQKLVGY, encoded by the coding sequence ATGGAACGGGAATTAGCGCTGGAATTTGTTAGAGTTACTGAGGCTGCGGCACTGGCATCTGCACGACTTATGGGAAGAGGCTTAAAGGATGAAGCTGACCAAGCTGCTGTACATGCCATGAGGGCAATGTTTGATACAGTGCAAATGGAAGGTACAGTAGTAATAGGTGAAGGGGAGATGGATGAAGCCCCTATGCTTTATATAGGAGAAAAGCTGGGTAATGGGTGTGGACCTAAGGTAGATGTAGCAGTAGATCCTGTGGAGGGAACCAGCCTGGTAGCTAAAGGTTCACCCAATGCAATTGCCGTTCTAGCCGTAGCACCTAAGGGTATGTTGTTAAATGCTCCTGATATGTATATGGATAAAATAGCCACGGGCCCTAGTGGAAAAGGTAGAGTGCATTTAGATATGACTCCAACAGAGAACTTAAAAGAACTAGCTAAGGCAATGAATAAAAGGGTGCAGGACTTAGTAGCAGTTATTTTAGATAGACCTAGGCATAATAAGATTATAGAAGAGGTAAGGGAAGCAGGAGCCAGGGTAAAACTTATTTCAGACGGTGATGTAGCTGCAGCCATTGCAACAGGCTATGCTCGATCAGGAGTGGATATATTATTTGGTATTGGGGGAGCCCCTGAAGGAGTACTGGCAGCAGCAGCTTTAAGGTGTCTAGGAGGAGAGATGCAGGGTCGATTATTAGCAGAGACAGAAGAACAGCTCCAAAGAATGAAGAAAATGAACATAAACGAACCTGACAAAATATTTCTTATTGAAGACTTAGCAGGGACAGATGATGTTATATTCGCAGCTACTGGCATAACAGATGGGGATCTAATAGAGGGAGTAAGATTCATGGGGAATATAGCTACAACACAATCCCTTGTTATGCGAGCCAAGACAGGTACCATAAGAACCGTAGGAACTCAACACAGTTTAGATAGAAAACCTGAAATCTTTCAAAAATTAGTGGGATACTAA
- a CDS encoding IS1182 family transposase, with the protein MRTNTQHSYYTRFNGSYQLVLPLNLETLIPEDDSVRLLSQILEGLNYQGLYKAYSSKGRKPAVEPKLLFKVLTYAYMNNIYSSRKIETACKRDINFMWLLEGNKCPDHSTIARFRKIYLSNAVEDLFYQFILHLKEIGEVKFENLFIDGTKIEANANKYTFVWDKVVKKNEAKMFDKVQNFLRDLNEHYSVEFIVSKERMLDDLNCILSFLKQRKEEGKVEFVYGIGKRKSKLQKFTEEVQSFYERQVKYDSCNEIFQGRSSYSKTDTGATFMRMKDDHMRNSQLKPGYNLQIGVESEYIVSVGVFQNRSDIGTLIPFLGKMEERLKLKYKNIIADSGYESEENYLFLEKKGYTYYIKPQTYDRWKKRSFKKDISKRENMVYDSKLDEYTCHNNKKLKATGKIIRTSVTGYKSEATVYECEDCTNCQFKPKCTKAQGNKKLQVSKKFIEKRQISYQNIVSKNGVKLRVNRSIQAEGAFGVLKQDYGFQRFLTRGIHSVSVETLLLGLGYNMNKLHAKLKNGRCGHHLHELKVS; encoded by the coding sequence ATGAGAACAAATACACAACACTCATATTATACCCGATTTAATGGTAGTTATCAATTAGTTTTACCATTAAATTTAGAAACTTTAATACCTGAAGATGATTCTGTTCGACTGCTAAGCCAAATATTGGAGGGATTAAACTATCAAGGTTTATACAAGGCATACTCTTCTAAGGGAAGAAAACCAGCAGTTGAACCAAAACTTCTTTTTAAGGTGTTAACCTACGCTTACATGAATAACATTTATTCAAGTAGAAAAATTGAAACTGCATGCAAAAGAGATATAAATTTTATGTGGCTATTAGAGGGAAATAAATGCCCCGATCATAGCACTATTGCAAGGTTCCGAAAGATTTACTTATCTAATGCAGTTGAAGATTTGTTTTACCAATTCATCTTACATTTAAAAGAAATAGGTGAAGTTAAATTTGAGAATCTCTTTATTGATGGGACAAAAATAGAAGCCAATGCAAATAAATATACGTTTGTATGGGATAAGGTCGTAAAGAAAAATGAAGCTAAGATGTTTGATAAAGTACAGAACTTCTTGAGAGATTTAAATGAACATTATAGTGTCGAATTTATAGTTTCCAAGGAGAGAATGTTAGACGATTTAAACTGCATATTGTCCTTCTTAAAGCAAAGGAAGGAAGAGGGAAAAGTAGAATTTGTTTATGGAATCGGCAAAAGAAAAAGTAAGCTTCAAAAATTTACTGAGGAAGTGCAGTCATTTTATGAAAGACAAGTGAAGTACGATTCATGCAATGAAATATTCCAAGGTAGAAGTAGTTACTCTAAAACAGATACAGGTGCTACTTTTATGAGAATGAAAGATGACCACATGAGAAACTCTCAACTAAAGCCTGGCTACAATTTGCAAATAGGTGTAGAGAGTGAGTATATAGTATCCGTAGGAGTATTCCAAAACAGATCAGATATTGGTACATTGATCCCCTTCCTAGGAAAGATGGAGGAAAGATTAAAATTAAAGTATAAAAACATAATTGCAGACTCTGGGTATGAAAGTGAGGAAAATTACCTTTTCCTCGAAAAGAAGGGATATACATACTATATAAAACCCCAGACTTATGATAGATGGAAAAAAAGAAGCTTTAAAAAAGATATAAGCAAGCGCGAAAATATGGTTTATGATTCTAAGCTCGATGAGTATACATGTCACAACAACAAGAAATTAAAAGCTACTGGTAAAATCATTAGAACATCAGTAACTGGCTATAAATCTGAAGCCACTGTGTACGAATGTGAGGATTGTACAAACTGTCAGTTTAAGCCTAAATGTACAAAAGCACAAGGTAACAAAAAGTTACAGGTATCTAAAAAGTTTATAGAGAAAAGGCAAATATCATATCAAAATATAGTGTCTAAAAACGGAGTTAAACTCAGGGTTAACAGGTCTATTCAGGCTGAAGGTGCTTTTGGAGTTCTAAAGCAAGATTATGGATTTCAAAGATTTTTGACAAGAGGTATCCACAGCGTGAGTGTAGAAACACTTCTATTAGGCTTAGGCTATAACATGAATAAACTTCATGCCAAGCTTAAGAATGGGCGCTGTGGGCATCACCTTCATGAACTGAAAGTCTCATAG
- the fsa gene encoding fructose-6-phosphate aldolase has protein sequence MKFFLDTANVNDIKRICELGVVDGVTTNPSLIAKEGTDFHERIKEISEIVSGPISAEVISLDHQGMIKEARELVQISANIVVKIPMTREGLKAVKTLAKEGVKTNVTLVFSVNQALLAAKAGASYVSPFVGRLEDIGHSGKELISEIVKVFDTYLLETEIIVASIRNVNHVKEAMLLGAHIATIPPNIIEQMIQHPLTDKGVSAFLEDWEKSKL, from the coding sequence GTGAAATTTTTTTTGGATACTGCCAATGTAAACGATATTAAGAGAATTTGCGAGCTTGGTGTTGTTGATGGAGTAACTACTAACCCTTCACTTATAGCAAAAGAGGGTACTGATTTTCATGAAAGAATTAAAGAAATTTCTGAAATTGTTTCAGGGCCTATAAGTGCGGAGGTTATTTCCCTAGACCACCAAGGAATGATCAAGGAAGCTAGGGAACTAGTTCAAATATCAGCAAACATAGTTGTGAAGATTCCCATGACAAGAGAGGGATTAAAGGCAGTAAAGACTCTGGCAAAAGAAGGAGTTAAAACAAATGTAACCCTGGTTTTCTCTGTCAATCAAGCTCTATTAGCTGCAAAAGCAGGGGCCAGTTACGTTAGCCCCTTTGTCGGAAGACTAGAGGATATAGGTCATAGTGGCAAGGAATTAATCAGTGAAATTGTCAAAGTTTTTGATACTTACTTGCTAGAAACAGAGATAATAGTAGCAAGTATTAGAAACGTGAACCATGTTAAAGAGGCAATGCTTCTAGGAGCACATATTGCCACAATTCCACCAAACATAATTGAACAAATGATCCAACACCCTCTAACAGATAAAGGTGTATCAGCTTTTCTTGAAGATTGGGAGAAAAGTAAATTATAA
- a CDS encoding DUF1385 domain-containing protein: protein MKEKQSLAMGGQAVLEGVMFRGGEKISLAVRKPNGEIHVESQTVKSLNKRHKLLGLPIIRGAMNLVDAMKLGVEMLTHSANISEGEEGEQLSKKDIFFAVFFAIAATIGLFFVAPTLLVELLEWVFGKEFLFKNIVEGIIRLSLFLSYVVVISKLKEIYRVFQYHGAEHMVVHCYEQQEDLTVENVSRYSPLHKRCGTSFLLLVMVISVGIFSMLPWMSIMPRIFLRIVIVPLIAGVAYEVTRLAGKSKSKLVYVLMLPGLYLQKLTTRNPDFDQIEVAISALKGVLDMDSEEIDIESDGLYNENDIACKVEV, encoded by the coding sequence ATGAAAGAGAAACAAAGTTTAGCCATGGGTGGGCAAGCTGTTTTAGAAGGTGTTATGTTCAGAGGTGGGGAAAAAATCTCCCTTGCCGTACGCAAACCCAATGGAGAGATTCATGTTGAATCACAAACTGTTAAATCCCTTAATAAACGCCATAAACTACTGGGACTGCCAATAATAAGAGGAGCTATGAATTTAGTTGATGCAATGAAACTAGGTGTTGAGATGTTGACGCACTCTGCAAACATAAGTGAGGGAGAAGAAGGCGAACAACTAAGTAAAAAAGACATTTTTTTTGCTGTGTTTTTTGCAATTGCAGCTACTATTGGCCTCTTTTTTGTTGCGCCAACATTATTGGTAGAACTTTTAGAGTGGGTGTTTGGAAAAGAATTTTTATTTAAAAACATTGTTGAGGGTATTATAAGGTTGTCCTTATTTCTCTCATATGTAGTAGTAATATCTAAACTTAAAGAAATATATAGAGTTTTTCAGTATCATGGAGCAGAACACATGGTTGTTCACTGCTATGAACAACAAGAGGACTTGACTGTGGAAAATGTCAGTAGATATTCTCCACTTCATAAGAGATGCGGAACGTCTTTCCTATTACTTGTTATGGTTATTAGTGTAGGGATTTTTTCCATGTTGCCGTGGATGTCTATAATGCCAAGGATTTTTTTAAGGATAGTTATAGTACCATTGATAGCTGGTGTGGCATATGAAGTAACAAGACTTGCTGGGAAAAGTAAATCGAAGCTAGTTTATGTTTTGATGCTACCGGGGTTGTATCTTCAAAAGCTTACCACGAGAAACCCAGATTTTGACCAAATAGAAGTAGCTATATCCGCGTTAAAGGGTGTTCTGGATATGGATAGTGAAGAAATTGACATTGAGTCTGACGGGCTATATAATGAGAATGATATTGCCTGTAAAGTAGAGGTGTAA
- the rpmE gene encoding 50S ribosomal protein L31, with protein MKQAIHPEYQKTTITCACGEVIETRSTKGDVKVEICSKCHPFYTGKQKFIDAGGRVDKFRRKYGR; from the coding sequence GTGAAGCAAGCCATTCATCCAGAATACCAAAAAACCACAATAACATGTGCTTGTGGCGAAGTAATTGAAACTCGATCCACAAAAGGGGATGTTAAAGTAGAGATATGCTCTAAATGCCATCCATTCTACACTGGAAAGCAAAAATTTATTGATGCTGGTGGTCGTGTTGACAAATTCCGCCGTAAATACGGTAGGTAG
- a CDS encoding response regulator, protein MGKKILVTDDQAGIRKLLVEILTPQGYDVHECADGVEALEFLNKNKVDLMLLDMKMPQMDGITTLKRINELKIDVKVIFMTAFGELKVTKDAERLGALDYILKPFDIIQLLELVNKHAI, encoded by the coding sequence ATGGGAAAAAAGATCTTAGTAACTGATGATCAAGCTGGCATAAGGAAATTGCTTGTGGAAATCCTGACACCACAAGGTTATGATGTTCATGAGTGCGCAGATGGAGTAGAAGCACTAGAATTTCTAAATAAAAATAAAGTTGATTTAATGTTATTAGATATGAAGATGCCTCAAATGGACGGTATTACAACATTGAAGAGGATTAACGAGTTAAAGATCGATGTAAAGGTAATATTTATGACCGCCTTTGGAGAACTTAAAGTAACAAAAGATGCTGAAAGGTTAGGCGCTCTTGATTATATACTAAAGCCTTTTGACATTATTCAGTTACTTGAACTTGTAAATAAACATGCTATATAA
- a CDS encoding undecaprenyl phosphate translocase family protein has translation MKLFIQGAILGLILVLPGMSGGTVLLIFGLYEDLVKDLLKLKLKPYIPLILGLILGIYIGGYTFTVFFENHRDLTVLFLLGCLLASTRAVLNNVPKLNKKYLIFLLLGALLGASTAGEPLGVAVEVEAANWMLLMLGGALSSAAMIIPGVPGSSVLILLGIYDTILFSIKELEIVNLLFYGLGSLAGIVLLLKLLEQLFQKFKPQLSYFFAGLIIGSARILLPSTLSFESLLLFVIGFASVWFWSKKDDKKILDRQGS, from the coding sequence ATGAAACTATTTATACAAGGTGCAATTTTAGGTTTGATTTTAGTTCTCCCAGGAATGAGTGGTGGTACTGTTCTACTTATATTCGGGCTCTATGAAGATTTAGTTAAAGATCTTCTAAAACTAAAGTTAAAGCCTTACATCCCACTGATCTTGGGGTTAATATTGGGTATTTATATTGGGGGATATACCTTCACTGTTTTTTTCGAGAATCATCGGGATTTGACAGTTCTTTTCTTACTTGGTTGTTTATTGGCCTCAACTAGAGCAGTTCTCAATAATGTACCTAAGCTCAATAAGAAATATTTAATTTTTCTACTTTTGGGAGCATTACTAGGAGCTTCTACAGCGGGGGAACCACTTGGTGTTGCTGTGGAGGTGGAAGCTGCAAACTGGATGCTATTGATGCTAGGAGGAGCTTTATCCAGCGCTGCTATGATTATCCCTGGTGTACCAGGTAGCTCAGTGCTGATTTTATTAGGAATTTACGATACCATTTTATTTTCAATTAAAGAATTAGAAATAGTAAACCTTTTATTTTATGGTCTTGGTAGCTTAGCAGGTATTGTTTTACTTCTAAAGTTACTTGAGCAACTGTTTCAAAAATTCAAACCTCAACTCTCTTATTTTTTTGCTGGCTTAATCATTGGTTCTGCTAGGATTTTATTACCGTCCACTTTAAGTTTCGAAAGTCTTTTACTCTTTGTCATAGGATTTGCATCTGTATGGTTTTGGAGCAAAAAAGATGACAAAAAAATACTAGATAGGCAAGGCTCTTAA
- the glpX gene encoding class II fructose-bisphosphatase produces the protein MERELALEFVRVTESAALAAAPFMGRGDKNGVDKAAVEAMRKAFDNVDIDGTVVIGEGEIDEAPMLYIGEKVGSGSSLKVDIAVDPIEGTTIVSKGLPNGIAVLAAASGGSFLHAPDMYMDKLVVGPGAKGVIDITKPIEENIIKVAESLGKRVQDMTVAILDKPRHKERIENIRKLGCRINIFPDGDVAMAIATATEEPTVDLLTGIGGAPEGVIAAAALKCLGGDMQAILKPRNEEEIQRAKEMGILDIERTYNIDELAKGEDIFFAATGITGGELLKGVRVKNNIAKTFSLIMRAKTGTVRYVNAIHNLDKKPL, from the coding sequence ATGGAAAGAGAATTAGCACTTGAATTTGTTAGAGTTACTGAGTCAGCGGCACTGGCTGCAGCTCCCTTTATGGGAAGGGGAGACAAAAACGGTGTAGATAAAGCTGCCGTAGAAGCTATGCGCAAGGCTTTCGATAACGTTGATATTGATGGAACAGTTGTTATAGGTGAAGGTGAAATTGACGAGGCACCTATGCTTTACATCGGTGAAAAGGTTGGAAGTGGTAGTAGCTTAAAAGTAGATATAGCAGTGGACCCCATTGAAGGGACGACCATTGTATCAAAAGGGTTGCCAAATGGTATAGCAGTTTTGGCTGCAGCAAGTGGTGGTTCTTTTTTACATGCCCCTGACATGTATATGGATAAACTAGTTGTTGGACCGGGAGCAAAAGGTGTCATAGATATCACAAAACCCATCGAAGAGAATATCATAAAGGTGGCTGAAAGCCTAGGCAAAAGAGTTCAAGATATGACAGTTGCCATACTTGATAAGCCGAGACATAAAGAACGTATTGAAAACATTAGGAAGTTAGGTTGTAGAATTAATATCTTTCCTGATGGTGATGTAGCTATGGCCATTGCCACTGCAACTGAGGAACCCACTGTAGATTTGTTGACAGGAATCGGAGGCGCTCCTGAAGGTGTTATAGCAGCTGCAGCATTAAAGTGTCTAGGTGGAGATATGCAGGCTATACTTAAACCTCGTAATGAAGAGGAAATTCAAAGGGCTAAGGAAATGGGTATATTAGACATAGAAAGAACATATAACATAGATGAGCTTGCAAAAGGAGAGGACATTTTCTTCGCCGCCACAGGTATTACAGGTGGTGAACTCCTTAAGGGAGTGAGGGTTAAAAATAATATAGCTAAGACCTTCTCCCTAATAATGAGAGCAAAAACCGGAACAGTTAGGTACGTAAACGCCATTCATAATCTAGATAAAAAACCATTATAG
- a CDS encoding sodium:calcium antiporter yields the protein MVWVYFFISAGLIIFAGMSLSKNADIIAEKTGLGGALVGVLLLPIVTSLPEIVTSAQAAIIGNPDIAVGNVFGSNMFNIVIIAVVDLVQGSGPLLLNVKMGHILTGGIGILLSGLAAIFILAKINLSIFGVGIDSIILVLVYLVGVRLLLRYNKRESLEEQKEQDEQQEESYTNTTLFHGVRGFVVSGIIIVFAGRTLANTGNQIGELTGLGGSFVGSFLIAITTSLPELVATFTAAKMGAFDMAIGNVLGANVMNILIIFITDIFYTGKPILTVIAPQNAIAAMVGIGLTSIAIIGLIYRSKKSVFTLGFDSWSIVLGYLLAAFLLFTMGVNL from the coding sequence ATGGTTTGGGTTTATTTTTTTATAAGTGCTGGGTTGATAATATTTGCAGGAATGAGCCTTTCCAAAAATGCTGATATCATTGCAGAAAAAACAGGATTAGGTGGAGCTCTGGTAGGAGTACTGTTACTCCCCATAGTAACATCACTACCTGAAATAGTTACAAGCGCTCAGGCTGCAATTATTGGGAACCCTGATATAGCCGTTGGCAACGTTTTTGGTAGTAACATGTTTAACATAGTTATAATAGCAGTTGTGGATTTAGTGCAAGGAAGTGGACCGTTACTACTGAATGTAAAGATGGGGCATATACTTACAGGTGGGATAGGTATTTTGCTATCAGGCCTAGCAGCAATATTTATACTTGCAAAAATTAACCTGTCTATCTTTGGAGTTGGCATTGACTCAATAATTTTAGTCTTAGTTTATTTAGTAGGAGTAAGATTATTGTTAAGATATAACAAAAGAGAAAGCCTAGAAGAGCAAAAAGAACAAGATGAACAACAAGAAGAAAGTTACACAAACACAACATTGTTTCATGGTGTCAGAGGTTTTGTGGTATCCGGTATAATTATTGTTTTCGCTGGGAGAACTTTGGCCAATACAGGTAATCAGATAGGTGAATTAACTGGTCTTGGAGGAAGTTTTGTGGGATCTTTTCTGATAGCTATAACCACATCTTTACCAGAACTTGTAGCCACATTTACTGCTGCAAAGATGGGTGCTTTTGACATGGCCATTGGAAATGTTTTAGGTGCAAATGTTATGAATATCTTAATCATCTTCATAACTGATATTTTTTACACTGGAAAACCTATCTTAACTGTAATTGCCCCTCAAAATGCAATCGCTGCCATGGTAGGCATAGGCTTAACGTCCATAGCTATAATAGGTTTAATATACCGCAGTAAAAAAAGCGTTTTTACTTTAGGTTTTGACAGCTGGAGTATAGTTTTGGGCTATTTGTTAGCAGCTTTTTTACTTTTCACCATGGGTGTAAACTTGTAA
- a CDS encoding CTP synthase yields MVKYIFVTGGVVSSLGKGITAASLGRLLKDRGLSVTIQKFDPYINLDPGTMSPYQHGEVFVTDDGAETDLDLGHYERFVDENLNKNNNVTAGKIYWSVMNKERKGDYLGKTVQVIPHITNEIKSRIKRAAQQNNADVVITEIGGTVGDIESLPFIEAIRQMRNEVGRENVLYIHVTLIPYLPKSGELKTKPTQHSVKELRSIGIQPNIIVCRTTLPLDDDLKEKIALFCDVKKEEVIENGDVETIYEVPLALEKQGFSELVIQKLNIQKSHLPNLTDWTQMVDKIKGLNKKVKIALVGKYVELHDAYLSVAESLSHAGIYHGYEVEIKWVQAEDLELEDFNVEQEFAGIDGVLIPGGFGDRGVEGKIKAIKFARENKIPLFGICLGMQCVVIEFARNVCGLSDAHSGEFVETDHPVIDLMPDQKDIEDKGGTMRLGVYPCKIEENSKMHKAYADEIIYERHRHRYEFNNEYRNELSNKGLIFSGYSPNKLLIEAVEIADHPWFVAVQYHPEFKSRPYRCHPLFRDFVGAAIENKDK; encoded by the coding sequence ATGGTTAAGTACATCTTTGTAACGGGCGGTGTTGTTTCGTCTTTAGGAAAAGGAATTACTGCTGCATCACTGGGTAGGCTTTTAAAAGATAGAGGTCTATCTGTAACTATTCAAAAGTTTGACCCATACATAAATTTAGATCCTGGTACCATGAGCCCTTATCAGCACGGTGAAGTATTTGTTACAGATGATGGAGCCGAAACTGATTTGGACCTAGGTCATTATGAAAGATTTGTTGATGAAAATTTAAATAAAAATAATAACGTTACTGCAGGGAAGATATATTGGTCTGTAATGAACAAAGAGAGAAAAGGCGACTATCTAGGCAAGACAGTACAGGTTATCCCTCACATTACAAACGAAATTAAGTCGCGTATAAAAAGAGCAGCCCAGCAAAATAATGCCGATGTTGTAATAACTGAAATCGGTGGTACTGTTGGAGACATAGAGAGTTTGCCCTTTATAGAAGCTATTAGACAGATGAGAAATGAAGTTGGTAGGGAGAATGTATTATATATTCATGTAACACTGATTCCCTATCTTCCGAAATCTGGAGAACTGAAGACTAAACCAACCCAGCATAGTGTTAAAGAATTAAGGTCGATTGGTATACAACCAAATATAATTGTGTGCAGAACTACTTTACCCCTAGACGATGATTTAAAAGAAAAAATTGCTCTGTTTTGCGACGTAAAAAAGGAAGAAGTTATAGAGAACGGTGATGTTGAGACAATATATGAAGTTCCTTTAGCTTTAGAAAAGCAAGGTTTTTCCGAGTTGGTAATTCAAAAACTCAACATACAAAAGAGCCATCTTCCAAACCTTACTGATTGGACGCAAATGGTTGATAAAATTAAAGGCCTTAACAAAAAAGTTAAAATCGCTCTTGTTGGAAAATACGTAGAACTCCACGATGCTTACTTAAGTGTCGCTGAATCCTTAAGTCATGCTGGAATATACCATGGCTATGAAGTTGAGATAAAATGGGTACAAGCAGAGGACTTAGAATTAGAAGATTTTAATGTTGAGCAAGAATTTGCAGGAATTGATGGTGTGCTTATCCCTGGAGGCTTCGGAGATAGAGGTGTTGAAGGGAAAATCAAAGCCATTAAATTTGCAAGGGAAAATAAAATTCCGTTATTCGGGATTTGTTTAGGCATGCAATGTGTTGTTATAGAATTTGCAAGAAACGTTTGTGGCTTAAGTGATGCCCATAGTGGAGAATTCGTTGAAACAGACCATCCTGTTATAGATCTAATGCCTGATCAAAAGGATATAGAAGACAAAGGTGGTACAATGAGGCTAGGTGTGTATCCTTGTAAAATAGAAGAAAATAGTAAAATGCATAAGGCATACGCTGATGAGATTATTTATGAAAGACATAGACATCGTTATGAGTTTAATAATGAATATCGCAACGAGTTAAGTAACAAAGGCTTAATTTTCAGTGGGTATTCCCCTAATAAACTATTGATTGAGGCTGTTGAAATTGCTGATCATCCATGGTTTGTGGCGGTCCAATATCACCCAGAATTCAAATCTAGGCCCTATAGATGTCACCCATTATTTAGAGATTTTGTGGGTGCCGCAATCGAAAATAAGGACAAGTAA